One window of Mucilaginibacter inviolabilis genomic DNA carries:
- a CDS encoding SGNH/GDSL hydrolase family protein, which yields MKTYRSYLHIFLVTGLLGFGACKTNINTPTPTRGTADFSRYISVGNSLTAGYADGGLYLEGQQNSYPSIIAAQMQKVGGGAFTQPLFSADQANGSGYLRLAGFNADGTPKTEQVTSNLAIRGQITIPGFGNVILYTKYTGDINNYGVPGIKLQQITYAPYGNLNGYFERLLPGNSPTNTTTYLDFVTAKPYTFFTDWLGNNDALLYATSGGAGDVLTDKAVFSQLYNVSIAKLTQNGQKGAVATIPDVTAVPYFNTVTVGAILAGVQKVNPAAKALVINALNADGTHSPRVATAADLIVLTFPTSMIGQPVNTPAGPLPYGLTPYTPIDDKYVLDQGEVAMTQDYVNSYNATIKSVASSKGLAVFDAYAFLNNVKANGLVVNGVNLSSAYISGGIFSLDGIHLTPRGYAVVANEFIKAINKQYNASIPLANVSSYRGVKFP from the coding sequence ATGAAAACTTACAGATCATATTTACATATATTTTTAGTTACTGGTTTACTGGGCTTTGGCGCCTGTAAAACCAATATCAATACCCCCACGCCTACGCGCGGAACGGCCGATTTTTCAAGATACATTTCGGTGGGTAACTCCCTTACCGCAGGCTATGCCGATGGCGGTTTGTACCTGGAAGGCCAGCAAAACTCCTATCCAAGTATTATCGCAGCACAAATGCAAAAAGTGGGTGGCGGTGCGTTTACCCAACCATTGTTCAGTGCCGATCAGGCCAATGGATCGGGTTATTTAAGGTTAGCCGGTTTTAATGCAGATGGTACACCAAAAACAGAGCAGGTGACCTCAAATCTGGCGATACGAGGCCAAATTACGATACCTGGTTTTGGTAACGTGATCCTTTACACTAAATATACTGGTGATATTAACAACTATGGTGTACCGGGCATTAAGTTACAGCAAATTACATATGCGCCTTATGGTAACCTGAATGGTTATTTTGAGCGCTTGCTGCCTGGTAATTCGCCAACCAACACCACTACTTATCTTGATTTTGTAACGGCTAAGCCTTACACTTTTTTCACAGACTGGCTGGGTAATAACGATGCCTTACTATATGCCACAAGTGGTGGCGCCGGTGATGTGTTAACCGATAAAGCCGTGTTTTCGCAGTTGTATAATGTATCCATTGCTAAATTAACCCAAAACGGGCAAAAAGGCGCTGTTGCTACCATTCCTGATGTTACTGCCGTGCCTTATTTTAATACGGTAACCGTTGGCGCTATTTTAGCCGGTGTACAAAAAGTCAATCCGGCAGCGAAGGCTTTGGTTATTAATGCGCTTAATGCAGATGGTACCCATTCGCCAAGAGTAGCTACAGCAGCCGACTTGATCGTTCTTACTTTTCCAACCAGTATGATCGGGCAACCGGTGAATACACCCGCCGGACCTCTTCCATACGGTTTAACCCCATATACTCCGATTGATGATAAATACGTACTTGACCAGGGAGAAGTAGCGATGACACAGGATTATGTAAACTCCTACAATGCAACCATTAAATCAGTGGCTTCATCAAAGGGTTTGGCTGTATTTGATGCTTATGCTTTCTTAAATAATGTAAAAGCTAACGGATTAGTTGTTAATGGAGTAAACCTGAGCTCAGCTTATATCAGCGGTGGTATATTTTCATTAGATGGAATACATTTAACACCCCGTGGATATGCCGTTGTGGCAAATGAGTTTATTAAAGCTATCAATAAACAATATAACGCTTCTATACCGCTGGCTAATGTTTCCAGCTACAGAGGAGTTAAATTCCCATAA
- a CDS encoding OmpP1/FadL family transporter has product MRKLILLLFAIMPAIAFGQGFQVNLHGQKQIGMGHTGTGLLQDGASVLFNPGAVAMLPQNYVQAGMSPLLFKSDFNPSGTTDQFRTKNKIATPFTAYGVWGPKDARWKIGLGVYTPYGGLTDWGQDWAGKYSLESLNLKAIYFQPTVSYRVTDFLSLGAGFVYNHGTVDLTRAIPVSNSSGQDGQAQLKGNGHGFGWNAGAFLKTNIGLTIGLDYRSQVNTTVKNGDAIFNVPSSLQSSFPQPNTFTTTLPLPSTSSIGLGYKPSNKWTLAVDVNFTKWDVYKTLGFDYAKNTPTLQDTYSPRNYKNGWSYRAGAEYKATDKIFVRGGGGYVTTAVRDGYVTPEAPDANRYYLTAGLGYKLTKNLDLDASFEYEHLDARTQTNIESQLSGTFKTNVYIPGLSLAYHW; this is encoded by the coding sequence ATGAGAAAACTTATACTATTGCTATTTGCAATAATGCCTGCTATTGCATTTGGCCAGGGTTTCCAGGTTAATCTTCACGGACAGAAACAAATCGGTATGGGCCATACCGGGACCGGCTTGCTGCAGGATGGTGCCTCCGTATTATTTAACCCGGGCGCTGTTGCTATGCTGCCACAAAATTATGTACAGGCCGGCATGAGTCCGCTGTTGTTTAAGTCGGACTTTAACCCCAGCGGTACCACAGATCAGTTTCGTACCAAAAACAAAATAGCCACACCATTTACAGCTTATGGTGTTTGGGGGCCAAAAGATGCCCGATGGAAGATTGGTTTAGGTGTTTATACTCCATACGGTGGTTTAACCGACTGGGGGCAAGATTGGGCAGGAAAGTATTCGCTCGAAAGCCTGAATCTGAAAGCTATTTATTTTCAGCCAACGGTGAGCTATAGAGTAACAGATTTCCTGAGTTTGGGTGCAGGGTTTGTTTATAATCATGGTACAGTTGATCTGACCAGGGCCATTCCGGTGTCTAATTCATCAGGTCAGGACGGGCAGGCCCAATTGAAGGGCAATGGCCATGGATTTGGCTGGAACGCAGGTGCCTTCTTAAAAACAAATATAGGTTTAACCATTGGGCTTGATTACCGTTCGCAGGTAAATACTACTGTGAAAAATGGCGATGCTATTTTCAATGTACCGTCTTCATTACAAAGCAGCTTCCCACAACCTAATACATTTACCACTACGCTTCCCTTACCTTCCACATCTTCTATTGGGTTAGGATACAAGCCATCAAACAAATGGACATTGGCTGTAGATGTGAACTTTACCAAGTGGGATGTGTACAAAACGCTTGGTTTTGATTATGCCAAAAACACACCAACATTACAGGATACCTACTCGCCCCGCAATTATAAAAACGGATGGAGCTACCGGGCAGGTGCCGAATATAAAGCCACTGATAAAATATTTGTACGCGGTGGCGGTGGTTACGTAACTACCGCTGTTAGGGACGGCTATGTTACCCCGGAGGCGCCTGATGCCAATCGCTATTATTTAACAGCTGGTCTGGGTTATAAATTAACCAAAAATCTTGATCTGGATGCTTCATTTGAGTACGAACATCTTGATGCGCGCACGCAAACAAATATCGAGTCGCAGTTATCGGGAACGTTTAAAACCAATGTTTACATCCCCGGTTTATCGCTTGCTTATCACTGGTAA
- a CDS encoding helix-turn-helix domain-containing protein, translating to MNKNARYVSKKIAQLSLSKFADLYADKRVSPEFFIADEKQLLSLSEYPYRSDGYIIGICTRGHALVEANLQVYEAKPDAMLLATPFHILRIYNSSEDFLCRFIVFSKAFLTENNVNSHFLESFSYFKSASLPVIYPDHEDAKMLLDIYLLMQQKLEREHHPYRMEISRSMLTTMLYEVESIYEKQHVMIKGKQTRKQELNVLFQELVFHHYKEHRNVQYYADSLYVSPKHLTETIKEVTGRTAGEWIDDAVVLEAKVLLRNHDISIARVAENIHFPDQSSFGKYFKKHTGMSPSDYRVVTGH from the coding sequence ATGAATAAGAATGCCAGATACGTGAGCAAGAAGATCGCTCAGCTTAGCCTTTCCAAATTTGCCGACCTTTATGCAGACAAACGCGTAAGCCCTGAATTTTTTATTGCCGACGAAAAACAACTACTCAGTTTAAGCGAATATCCATACCGCTCCGACGGTTATATCATAGGCATTTGTACCCGCGGACATGCGCTGGTAGAAGCCAATTTGCAGGTTTATGAAGCCAAACCTGATGCTATGCTGTTGGCTACCCCTTTTCATATTTTAAGGATCTATAACAGCAGCGAAGATTTTTTATGTCGCTTCATCGTTTTCTCCAAAGCTTTTTTAACCGAAAACAATGTGAACAGTCACTTCCTGGAGTCGTTCAGTTATTTTAAAAGTGCCTCGCTCCCCGTGATCTACCCCGATCATGAGGATGCTAAAATGTTGCTTGATATTTACCTGCTGATGCAGCAAAAGCTGGAACGGGAACATCATCCCTACCGCATGGAAATATCCCGCAGTATGCTTACCACAATGCTGTACGAGGTTGAATCTATTTACGAAAAGCAGCATGTGATGATCAAAGGCAAGCAAACCCGTAAGCAGGAATTAAACGTGCTGTTTCAGGAACTGGTTTTTCATCATTACAAAGAGCATCGCAACGTGCAATATTATGCCGACTCATTGTATGTATCGCCCAAACACCTTACCGAAACCATTAAGGAAGTAACCGGTCGTACTGCCGGCGAATGGATAGACGATGCCGTGGTACTCGAGGCCAAAGTGTTGCTCCGTAACCATGATATCAGCATAGCCCGCGTGGCCGAAAACATTCATTTTCCTGATCAATCATCCTTTGGTAAATACTTTAAAAAACATACCGGCATGTCGCCTTCTGATTACAGAGTGGTTACCGGGCATTAA
- a CDS encoding tetratricopeptide repeat protein — MKNRKSFIKLLTTITCLVVVASSAYGQSAKNQQAESYKKGKEDFTKGNFDEAINHFQDAIKLSPTDSAYYGLGHAYLLKGDDQDALQALNNALQLNPKFALVYSVRGYLHRKHNEVDLAISDYTKAIELNPQLLENYTNRQEAYMYKGDFKLAINDFNKIIELDPKSEPAFRGRGYAYLLIKDPAKAIADATRAIELNPNDSEAYKLRASSYMAMDNDYDKAIADYTKAIELSPKDDGSYNNRGAVHFLKNDFKLAIADYTKAIELNPKTADYYGSRGKVYTRDGKYDLAKKDLDKAIELDPMNGENYYVRGRGYALIGKNELALKDYTKAIELSPNDPKAYEYRGKIYEQTGEKQLAEADLNKAKELKSNNL, encoded by the coding sequence ATGAAAAACAGGAAATCATTCATAAAACTCCTGACAACAATCACCTGCCTGGTTGTTGTAGCATCATCTGCTTATGGTCAGTCGGCGAAAAACCAACAGGCAGAAAGTTACAAAAAGGGAAAAGAGGATTTTACTAAGGGAAATTTTGATGAGGCCATCAATCATTTTCAGGATGCCATAAAACTTAGTCCCACAGATTCAGCCTATTATGGTTTGGGTCATGCTTATCTCTTAAAAGGAGATGATCAAGACGCGCTCCAGGCATTAAACAATGCACTGCAGCTCAATCCAAAATTTGCTTTAGTGTATAGCGTTCGCGGTTATCTTCACCGCAAGCACAATGAGGTAGATTTGGCTATCAGCGATTATACAAAAGCCATTGAACTTAACCCGCAGCTGTTAGAAAATTATACCAACAGACAAGAAGCCTACATGTACAAAGGCGATTTTAAACTGGCTATTAACGACTTCAACAAAATAATTGAGCTGGACCCAAAAAGTGAACCGGCTTTTCGTGGGCGTGGCTATGCTTATCTTTTAATTAAAGATCCGGCTAAAGCGATTGCAGATGCAACCAGGGCTATTGAATTGAATCCTAATGATTCTGAAGCTTATAAGCTTAGGGCAAGTTCTTATATGGCCATGGATAATGATTATGATAAGGCCATAGCAGATTACACCAAAGCCATCGAGCTAAGCCCCAAAGATGATGGAAGTTATAACAACCGCGGAGCAGTACACTTTCTGAAAAACGACTTTAAACTAGCGATTGCTGATTACACCAAGGCCATTGAACTGAACCCTAAAACTGCTGATTATTATGGCAGTCGCGGAAAGGTTTATACCCGTGATGGAAAATATGACTTAGCAAAAAAAGATCTGGACAAAGCTATTGAGCTTGATCCGATGAACGGGGAAAACTATTACGTTCGCGGAAGAGGCTATGCCCTTATCGGAAAAAATGAACTCGCGCTCAAAGATTATACAAAAGCCATTGAATTGAGTCCTAATGATCCCAAAGCTTATGAATACCGGGGAAAGATTTATGAGCAAACAGGAGAAAAGCAATTGGCCGAAGCAGATTTGAATAAAGCCAAAGAATTGAAAAGTAATAATTTGTGA
- a CDS encoding acyl-CoA dehydrogenase family protein translates to MSETESIKALKGGEFLIRETQADSVFIPEEWNEEQLMIAETCTNFLAQNVAPNLARIDDQEEGLMPHLMEEAGALGLLSISIPEEYGGFGKDFKTSMLVTEKLGAGNSFSVAFSAHTGIGTLPILYYGTDAQKEKYIPKLASGEWKGAYCLTEPGAGSDANSGKARAKLSADGKHYLLTGQKMWITNAGFADVFTVFAKIDNDENLSAFIVEKGFEGLSLNTEEHKMGIKGSSTRQVFFNDCKVPVENLLSERQNGFKIAVNILNLGRIKLGGATVGASKEVITAAIRYANEREQFGRPISKYGAIRYKIAQQAIRTYASESAIYRASQNMEEATEMYEASGMDAIQAKLKGTEQFAIEAAIIKVHASETLDYVVDEGVQIYGGMGYSAEAPMDRAYRDSRINRIFEGTNEINRMLTVDMMLKRAMKGELDLMGPAQKVAGELMSVPDFGGSDDEGLFTHEKKYIANFKKAILMVAGSAVQKLMTQLGKEQEVLMYLADMLIELYVSESLQLRVEKLVSMKGEDAVKEQLDIMRVYINDAAGNIAKAGREAINSFADGDERRMMLMGLKRFTKTEDINTTQARRNIAAKLIEENKYCY, encoded by the coding sequence ATGAGTGAAACTGAATCAATAAAAGCCTTAAAAGGAGGTGAGTTCCTGATCAGGGAAACACAGGCTGATAGTGTTTTCATTCCGGAAGAATGGAACGAAGAACAACTGATGATTGCGGAAACCTGTACCAATTTTTTGGCGCAGAATGTAGCTCCCAATTTAGCTCGTATTGACGATCAGGAAGAGGGCCTGATGCCCCATCTGATGGAAGAGGCCGGAGCACTTGGGCTGTTGAGCATCTCCATCCCCGAAGAATACGGCGGCTTTGGTAAAGATTTTAAAACCTCCATGCTGGTTACCGAAAAGCTGGGTGCAGGTAACTCATTTTCCGTGGCATTTTCGGCCCATACGGGTATTGGCACGCTGCCTATTTTATATTACGGCACTGATGCCCAGAAAGAAAAATACATCCCTAAACTAGCCAGCGGTGAGTGGAAAGGTGCCTATTGCCTTACCGAACCAGGCGCTGGCTCTGATGCCAACTCGGGCAAGGCCCGGGCAAAACTTTCGGCCGATGGCAAACACTACCTGCTCACCGGTCAAAAAATGTGGATCACCAATGCCGGTTTTGCCGATGTTTTCACTGTATTTGCCAAGATTGATAACGATGAAAACCTGAGTGCTTTTATCGTAGAAAAAGGTTTCGAAGGCCTATCTCTCAATACCGAAGAACACAAAATGGGTATCAAAGGCAGTTCAACCCGCCAGGTATTCTTTAACGATTGTAAAGTACCCGTTGAAAATCTGCTGTCCGAAAGACAGAACGGTTTCAAAATAGCGGTTAACATCCTCAACCTCGGTCGTATCAAATTAGGTGGTGCCACTGTAGGAGCCAGTAAAGAAGTCATTACAGCAGCCATCCGCTACGCCAATGAGCGTGAGCAGTTTGGCAGACCGATCTCTAAATATGGCGCTATCCGTTATAAGATTGCACAGCAGGCTATCCGCACCTACGCGTCCGAATCGGCTATATATCGTGCCAGCCAAAACATGGAAGAGGCTACCGAAATGTACGAAGCATCGGGTATGGACGCCATCCAGGCTAAACTAAAAGGAACCGAACAATTTGCCATCGAGGCGGCTATTATTAAAGTACATGCATCAGAAACACTGGATTATGTGGTTGACGAAGGTGTACAAATTTATGGCGGTATGGGTTATAGCGCCGAAGCGCCGATGGACCGTGCATATCGCGACTCACGCATCAACCGCATTTTTGAAGGTACCAACGAAATTAACCGGATGCTTACCGTAGATATGATGCTGAAACGCGCGATGAAAGGTGAGCTCGATCTGATGGGTCCTGCCCAAAAAGTAGCAGGCGAACTGATGAGCGTGCCTGATTTTGGAGGCTCAGATGATGAAGGTTTGTTCACTCACGAGAAAAAATATATAGCCAATTTCAAAAAAGCCATTTTAATGGTGGCCGGCTCGGCAGTACAAAAACTGATGACCCAGCTGGGTAAAGAGCAGGAAGTACTGATGTACCTGGCCGATATGCTGATAGAACTTTATGTAAGCGAATCATTACAGCTACGGGTTGAAAAATTGGTAAGCATGAAAGGTGAAGACGCCGTTAAAGAGCAATTGGATATCATGCGGGTTTACATCAACGATGCAGCCGGCAATATAGCCAAGGCTGGTCGCGAAGCTATCAATTCATTTGCCGATGGCGACGAACGCCGCATGATGCTGATGGGCCTGAAACGCTTCACCAAAACCGAAGATATCAACACCACCCAGGCCCGCAGAAACATTGCGGCCAAACTGATCGAAGAAAATAAATATTGCTATTAA
- a CDS encoding electron transfer flavoprotein subunit beta/FixA family protein translates to MKILVCISQVPDTSTKIVLKDNNTAINNQGVTFVINPYDEWYALVRALELKEAGIASDIHLVTVGKADTEPVIRKALALGGDEAIRIDADSHDPYETANYIAEYAKTVGYDLILCGKESIDYNNGAVGAMLAELLDTDYIGFASDIQIEGNTATVKREIEGGEETDTCSLPVVIACQKGVAEARIPNMRGIMAARTRPLKVVTPGTVGSVTEILSYELPPAKAGIKMVSADNMDELVELLHAEAKVI, encoded by the coding sequence ATGAAGATATTAGTGTGTATAAGTCAGGTGCCGGATACCAGCACCAAAATTGTACTAAAAGATAATAATACAGCAATCAATAACCAGGGTGTTACTTTTGTAATAAACCCATACGACGAATGGTACGCCCTGGTGCGTGCCCTGGAACTGAAAGAAGCAGGAATAGCCAGCGATATACACTTGGTAACTGTGGGCAAGGCAGATACTGAGCCGGTGATCCGCAAAGCGCTGGCGCTAGGTGGCGACGAAGCCATCCGCATAGATGCCGACAGTCACGATCCTTACGAAACCGCTAATTATATAGCCGAATATGCCAAAACCGTAGGCTACGATCTGATATTATGCGGTAAAGAATCCATAGATTATAACAACGGAGCTGTAGGCGCCATGCTGGCCGAACTGCTGGATACCGATTATATCGGCTTTGCCAGTGACATCCAGATAGAAGGCAATACCGCTACCGTAAAACGCGAAATAGAAGGTGGCGAAGAAACCGACACCTGCAGCCTGCCCGTGGTGATTGCCTGCCAGAAAGGCGTTGCCGAGGCCCGGATACCCAACATGCGTGGTATTATGGCCGCCCGTACCCGTCCGCTAAAAGTGGTTACACCAGGAACCGTTGGTTCGGTAACCGAAATTTTATCCTACGAATTGCCACCAGCAAAAGCCGGTATAAAAATGGTTAGTGCTGATAATATGGATGAGTTGGTAGAATTGCTTCACGCGGAAGCGAAGGTGATATAA
- a CDS encoding electron transfer flavoprotein subunit alpha/FixB family protein, whose product MSVIVLVEHTEGNIKKKSLEAVQYAAGIAQKTGTTVSAVVLGTLADSEMENLGQYGAQKVLHVADARLDELHARAYTSALIAAAQKEGSKIIIALHDINGRAVAPRLSAKLKAGLVAGALSYPDLDKGFVIKKAVFSGKAFAFVNITSDVKVITLMPNTFQLNKGEGKATIEKLDVNFGDKDFGVKVKEVNLIKGEIPLADAQLVVSGGRGMKGPENWGLIEDLAKELGAGTACSRPVADAHWRPHHEHVGQTGGTVRPNLYIAVGISGAIQHLAGVNGSKTIVVINKDPEAPFFKAANYGVVGDALEILPRLTEAVKNFKQNHK is encoded by the coding sequence ATGTCTGTAATTGTATTGGTAGAACATACCGAAGGAAATATAAAAAAGAAAAGTCTGGAAGCCGTGCAGTATGCTGCCGGCATCGCCCAAAAAACGGGCACAACAGTGAGCGCTGTTGTATTAGGCACTCTTGCCGATAGCGAAATGGAAAACCTGGGCCAATACGGCGCTCAAAAAGTGCTCCATGTTGCCGATGCCCGTTTGGATGAATTGCACGCCCGGGCCTATACCAGCGCTTTAATAGCTGCGGCTCAAAAAGAAGGCAGTAAAATCATCATCGCTTTACATGATATTAATGGGCGTGCGGTTGCACCACGTTTATCGGCCAAATTAAAGGCGGGTTTGGTAGCAGGCGCGCTCTCCTATCCCGATCTGGATAAAGGCTTTGTGATCAAAAAAGCGGTATTCTCGGGCAAGGCATTTGCCTTTGTGAATATCACCAGTGATGTAAAAGTGATCACCCTGATGCCAAACACTTTTCAATTAAACAAAGGCGAAGGCAAAGCCACTATTGAAAAACTGGATGTGAACTTTGGCGATAAAGATTTTGGGGTGAAGGTAAAAGAAGTGAATCTGATCAAAGGTGAGATTCCACTGGCTGATGCGCAGCTGGTAGTATCGGGCGGTCGTGGCATGAAAGGTCCCGAAAATTGGGGACTGATCGAGGATCTGGCCAAAGAACTGGGCGCCGGCACCGCCTGCTCCCGTCCTGTGGCCGATGCACACTGGCGTCCGCATCATGAGCATGTGGGTCAAACCGGCGGTACGGTAAGACCTAATCTTTACATAGCCGTAGGTATTTCGGGTGCTATCCAGCATTTGGCGGGGGTTAATGGTTCAAAAACTATCGTGGTGATCAACAAAGATCCAGAGGCTCCATTTTTTAAAGCGGCCAACTACGGTGTGGTGGGCGATGCGCTGGAAATTTTACCGCGCCTTACCGAAGCCGTGAAGAATTTTAAACAAAACCATAAGTAA
- a CDS encoding acyl-CoA thioesterase, producing the protein MNIYYEGQVIWAQLDANQHMRHSAYADVAAQARLNLLESLGSMPTKLFELKIGPVLFKEELNYLREITINDHVKVTCEVISSRADSSRWTFRQEVYRGDGVKAAVIIVQGAWIDTVKRKLTPLPPELSELFTKAPKSDDYVEELPKSQNQNK; encoded by the coding sequence ATGAATATTTATTATGAAGGACAAGTAATATGGGCGCAGTTGGACGCCAACCAACACATGCGGCATTCGGCGTATGCGGATGTTGCCGCGCAGGCCAGGTTAAATTTGCTGGAGAGCCTGGGCTCGATGCCCACCAAACTTTTCGAACTCAAAATAGGCCCCGTGTTGTTTAAGGAAGAATTGAACTATCTGCGCGAGATCACCATTAATGATCATGTCAAAGTTACCTGTGAAGTGATCAGTTCAAGGGCCGATAGTTCGCGCTGGACGTTCAGGCAGGAAGTATACCGTGGCGATGGCGTTAAAGCCGCCGTGATTATAGTACAAGGTGCCTGGATAGATACCGTAAAACGCAAACTAACCCCATTACCACCTGAACTAAGCGAATTATTTACCAAAGCGCCCAAAAGCGACGATTATGTGGAAGAACTCCCCAAATCACAAAATCAAAATAAATAA
- a CDS encoding acyl-CoA-binding protein, with protein sequence MDQKELFENAVANSKTLPAKPDNETLLRLYSLYKQATEGDINTENLPGMFDFVAKAKYDAWLNLKGITADDARRQYIDLVSRLSGK encoded by the coding sequence ATGGATCAAAAAGAGCTTTTTGAAAATGCAGTAGCAAACAGTAAAACTTTACCCGCCAAACCCGATAATGAAACGCTGTTGCGCTTATATAGTTTATACAAACAAGCCACCGAAGGCGACATCAACACAGAGAATCTTCCGGGGATGTTTGATTTTGTAGCCAAGGCTAAATATGATGCCTGGTTAAATTTAAAAGGTATTACGGCTGATGATGCCCGCCGGCAATACATTGATCTGGTAAGCAGATTGTCAGGAAAGTAA
- a CDS encoding DUF2147 domain-containing protein, whose product MSSPKKHFARFVFILLAVVSVNLAAKAQTDKIEGVWYNDIKSAKIQISKGTDGKFNGKIIWLKEPLKNGKPKVDEENKDEKLRTRPIIGLHILEGFVPDGDDKYTDGKIYDPKNGKTYSCNITYKGKTLSIRGYIGVSLFGRTTVWERTE is encoded by the coding sequence ATGTCATCACCTAAAAAGCATTTCGCCCGTTTTGTATTCATCTTGCTTGCAGTAGTATCTGTAAACTTAGCCGCCAAAGCCCAGACCGATAAAATTGAGGGGGTTTGGTATAACGATATCAAAAGCGCCAAAATACAGATCAGCAAGGGTACAGACGGTAAGTTTAACGGTAAAATAATATGGCTTAAGGAGCCGCTCAAAAACGGTAAACCTAAAGTTGATGAAGAAAACAAAGACGAAAAGCTGCGCACCAGGCCTATCATAGGTTTACACATCCTGGAAGGTTTTGTACCCGATGGTGACGACAAATATACCGATGGCAAGATCTATGATCCTAAAAACGGCAAAACCTACTCCTGCAATATCACTTACAAAGGCAAAACATTATCAATCCGCGGCTACATCGGCGTATCGCTGTTTGGCCGCACAACCGTTTGGGAACGGACGGAATAA